In one Chitinophaga sancti genomic region, the following are encoded:
- a CDS encoding HlyD family secretion protein, translated as MKTKLFYIPCLMALFSCGGNEQPAKIKTDADSIHQIAGIARIEPEKGLLYVYADASGCITAINALENQLVTQGTTLLTLESATDQALLEVEESKIHTQGSAVTSAEKHAGSVLSELNKARADLVLNEQLYAAKGIAEQTLKDSQAKVEKLSIDYEKLRSDIQQEKGKLQEINANIRYRKSILSDKVIKAAFDGKVLQWDVHKGDFITQGQKLGQFAPGGPLIACTEVDELFADQVHEGMKAAVFSQSSGAKMAEGTVIYVAGFLKKKSLFSDENTVEDRRVKEVKIRLSAPVGINNRVDCAIYLK; from the coding sequence ATGAAAACGAAATTATTTTATATCCCTTGCCTGATGGCATTGTTTTCATGCGGCGGAAATGAGCAGCCGGCTAAGATAAAAACGGATGCGGATAGTATTCATCAAATAGCCGGTATTGCACGGATTGAACCCGAGAAAGGGTTGCTGTACGTATATGCGGATGCCAGTGGCTGTATTACAGCGATTAATGCACTGGAAAACCAGCTTGTAACACAAGGTACTACGCTGCTGACTTTGGAGAGTGCGACAGATCAGGCATTACTGGAGGTGGAAGAAAGTAAAATCCATACGCAGGGATCGGCCGTCACTTCTGCTGAAAAACATGCTGGCAGCGTGCTTAGTGAGCTGAATAAGGCCAGGGCTGACCTGGTTTTGAATGAGCAATTATATGCAGCTAAGGGGATAGCAGAACAGACATTGAAAGACAGTCAGGCAAAGGTAGAGAAGCTATCTATCGATTATGAAAAATTGAGGTCAGACATCCAGCAGGAAAAAGGCAAACTACAGGAAATCAATGCTAATATCAGGTACCGTAAAAGCATTTTGTCTGATAAGGTGATTAAAGCGGCTTTTGATGGGAAGGTTTTACAATGGGATGTACATAAGGGAGACTTTATCACGCAGGGCCAAAAGCTGGGGCAGTTTGCACCGGGAGGACCCCTGATCGCGTGTACGGAGGTAGATGAGTTATTTGCAGACCAGGTGCACGAAGGGATGAAAGCAGCTGTGTTTTCACAATCCAGCGGAGCAAAGATGGCAGAAGGTACGGTGATCTATGTAGCCGGCTTCTTAAAAAAGAAATCCCTGTTTTCTGATGAGAACACTGTCGAGGACAGGCGTGTCAAAGAAGTAAAGATCCGCTTGTCTGCACCGGTGGGTATTAATAACCGGGTGGATTGTGCCATATACCTTAAATAA
- a CDS encoding ABC transporter permease: MWNTAFRFLVYDKTKLIGILCGIVISIFLIGAQLGFLDSILDQCLGITKDNEEYIYVVDQKTTSSGSLVNIDKRVGYELQSIPGVAHVYPVIVTGGTCKFKSGATGAVSVVGVQSPEMAGAPKHYNPGSALHEGEIIVDADDLENMENVQMNDQLMINDLKVKISGISLNNAGLGVMNIITTIDCARHLAKFSPNHVSAYLIKSNTPDTILQRRIVNAINRTIPAVKAYTGKDFAFTSIEYIKKASGIVANFMLMVGFSLVTGLIIVGLTMFAAINDRIRDYGTIKAIGGGNRLIAWFIFQQAVLYAVIGFVISMATLYGLQALMAMANKPIVYSSGTILFLFISTLVISLVGSLFSMRKIIRLEPVQIFRM, from the coding sequence ATGTGGAATACAGCGTTTCGTTTTCTTGTATACGACAAGACTAAACTGATTGGCATCCTCTGTGGTATTGTGATCTCTATTTTCCTGATCGGCGCGCAACTGGGCTTTCTCGATTCCATCCTGGATCAGTGTCTGGGTATTACCAAAGACAATGAGGAATACATTTATGTGGTGGATCAGAAAACCACTTCTTCCGGTTCATTAGTGAATATTGACAAGCGGGTCGGGTATGAGTTGCAATCTATTCCCGGTGTAGCACATGTTTATCCTGTGATTGTGACAGGTGGTACCTGTAAGTTTAAGTCAGGTGCCACAGGTGCAGTATCTGTTGTGGGCGTACAATCTCCGGAGATGGCAGGTGCGCCAAAGCATTACAATCCCGGTTCAGCACTGCATGAAGGGGAAATCATCGTGGATGCGGATGACCTGGAGAATATGGAAAACGTACAGATGAATGATCAGCTAATGATCAATGATCTCAAAGTAAAGATCAGCGGTATTTCTTTGAATAATGCAGGTCTGGGTGTGATGAACATTATCACAACTATCGATTGTGCAAGGCACTTAGCGAAATTTAGCCCGAATCATGTTAGTGCCTACCTGATCAAAAGTAATACACCTGATACGATCCTGCAACGCCGGATTGTGAATGCGATTAACCGGACTATTCCTGCTGTGAAAGCATATACGGGCAAAGATTTCGCGTTTACTTCCATCGAATATATCAAAAAAGCCAGTGGCATTGTAGCGAATTTTATGCTGATGGTCGGTTTCTCATTAGTAACCGGATTGATCATTGTGGGCCTGACTATGTTTGCTGCTATCAATGACCGCATTCGTGATTATGGTACGATCAAAGCCATAGGAGGAGGAAACCGCTTGATTGCCTGGTTTATTTTTCAGCAGGCTGTATTGTATGCAGTGATTGGTTTTGTGATCTCAATGGCTACGCTGTATGGTCTGCAGGCACTCATGGCGATGGCAAATAAACCCATTGTTTACTCTTCCGGAACGATCCTCTTTTTATTCATCTCCACTTTAGTGATCAGTCTTGTTGGTAGTTTATTTTCTATGAGAAAGATCATCAGACTGGAACCCGTTCAAATTTTTAGAATGTAA